A portion of the Toxotes jaculatrix isolate fToxJac2 chromosome 16, fToxJac2.pri, whole genome shotgun sequence genome contains these proteins:
- the dnajc21 gene encoding dnaJ homolog subfamily C member 21 isoform X5: MKCHYEILGVKRDAGDDDLKKAYRKLALKWHPDKNLENAEEAAEQFKLIQAAYDVLSDPQERAWYDNHREALLKGGLSGDYEDDSIDLLQYFTVTCYSGYGDDEKGFYTVYRNLFESIVKEEMEHGRVEDEEEEEEFPSFGDSQSDYDTIVHVFYGYWQSFCTRKNFAWKEEYDTRQASNRWEKRAMEKENKKTRDKARKERNELVRQLVAFVRKRDRRVQAHRKLVEEQNAEKIKKVEELRRKQKLSQAKLAEEYKEQSWAAMSELEKELQQIEAQYGEEFGDASETEEDEQDMDTREKNSEEGGDADQPDGDELTIDYYDDLYCPACDKSFKSDKAMKNHEKSKKHREMVALLRQQLEEEEDSLGLNLDGKEGREEENEEEEEEVEEEKPRQKLSKKQKRKKKKQEVVHSTPEEVEEKPTPTSCEEDAPETSADPTEPEKHDDLPPTEVKSSGKTKGKKGGGKDKPKNVKSNTGEQHPEKEVNLRCVTCNNEFPTRNKLFDHLKTSGHATTVTSNAPHSSVSKTKKDKKKTR, encoded by the exons ATGAAGTGTCACTATGAAATATTGGGCGTGAAACGAGATGCTGGGGACGATGATTTGAAGAAAGCTTATCGTAAATTAGCATTGAAATGGCATCCAG ATAAAAACTTGGAGAATGctgaggaggcagcagagcagTTCAAGCTGATTCAGGCAGCTTATGACGTCCTGAGTGATCCACAGGAGAGAGCTTG GTATGACAATCACAGGGAGGCTCTGCTGAAAGGAGGACTGAGTGGTGACTATGAAGATGACAGTATTGACCTGCTGCAGTACTTCACAGTCACCTGTTATTCTGGCTATGGAGATGACGAGAAg GGTTTTTATACAGTTTATAGGAATCTCTTTGAGTCCATTGTTAAGGAGGAGATGGAGCATGGCAGGGtggaagatgaggaagaggaggaggaatttcCTTCCTTTGGAGACTCTCAGAGTGACTATGATACC ATAGTGCACGTGTTTTATGGCTACTGGCAGAGCTTCTGCACTCGTAAAAACTTTGCCTGGAAGGAGGAGTATGATACGAGGCAGGCCTCCAACCGCTGGGAAAAAAGGGCCatggagaaggaaaacaagaagACCAGAGACAAGGCTCGAAAGGAGCGCAACGAGCTGGTGCGACAACTAGTGGCTTTTGTTCGCAAGCGTGACCGACGTGTGCAGGCCCACAGGAAGCTGGTGGAGGAGCAGAACGCTGAGAAGATCaagaaggtggaggagctgaggcGGAAACAAAAGCTCAGCCAGGCTAA ACTGGCAGAGGAGTATAAGGAGCAGAGCTGGGCGGCCATGTCCGAACTTGagaaggagctgcagcagatagAGGCTCAGTACGGAGAGGAGTTTGGAGATGCATCCGAGACTGAGGAAGATGAGCAGGACATGGACACACGGGAGAAGAACAGTGAAGAGGGAGGAG atgctgaccAGCCTGATGGAGATGAACTAACAATTGACTATTATGATGACCTGTACTGTCCGGCCTGTGACAAATCATTCAAATCAGATAAAGC TATGAAAAACCATGAAAAATCCAAAAAGCATCGGGAGATGGTGGCGTTGCTACGgcaacagctggaggaggaagaggattcACTTGGTTTGAACCTGGACggaaaggagggaagagaagaggaaaatgaggaggaggaagaagaagttgAGGAGGAAAAGCCAAGGCAAAA GCtgtccaaaaaacaaaagaggaaaaagaaaaagcaagaagTCGTCCAC AGCACTccggaggaggtggaggagaaaccAACACCGACTAGCTGCGAGGAAGATGCCCCCGAGACGTCAGCTGACCCTACAGAGCCTGAGAAACACGACGATCTCCCTCCCACAGAGGTCAAGAG CTCTGGGAAGACGAAGGGAAAGAAGGGAGGCGGAAAAGACAAACCGAAGAATGTCAAGTCAAACACAGGAGAACAGCATCCTGAG AAGGAAGTAAACCTCCGCTGTGTGACCTGTAACAACGAGTTCCCCACAAGAAACAAGTTGTTTGACCATCTGAAGACAAGCGGCCACGCCACCACTGTAACCTCAAATGCTCCTCACAGCTCTGTGAGCAAGAccaagaaagacaagaagaagaccAGATAA
- the dnajc21 gene encoding dnaJ homolog subfamily C member 21 isoform X4, protein MKCHYEILGVKRDAGDDDLKKAYRKLALKWHPDKNLENAEEAAEQFKLIQAAYDVLSDPQERAWYDNHREALLKGGLSGDYEDDSIDLLQYFTVTCYSGYGDDEKGFYTVYRNLFESIVKEEMEHGRVEDEEEEEEFPSFGDSQSDYDTIVHVFYGYWQSFCTRKNFAWKEEYDTRQASNRWEKRAMEKENKKTRDKARKERNELVRQLVAFVRKRDRRVQAHRKLVEEQNAEKIKKVEELRRKQKLSQAKLAEEYKEQSWAAMSELEKELQQIEAQYGEEFGDASETEEDEQDMDTREKNSEEGGDADQPDGDELTIDYYDDLYCPACDKSFKSDKAMKNHEKSKKHREMVALLRQQLEEEEDSLGLNLDGKEGREEENEEEEEEVEEEKPRQKLSKKQKRKKKKQEVVHQSTPEEVEEKPTPTSCEEDAPETSADPTEPEKHDDLPPTEVKSSSGKTKGKKGGGKDKPKNVKSNTGEQHPEEVNLRCVTCNNEFPTRNKLFDHLKTSGHATTVTSNAPHSSVSKTKKDKKKTR, encoded by the exons ATGAAGTGTCACTATGAAATATTGGGCGTGAAACGAGATGCTGGGGACGATGATTTGAAGAAAGCTTATCGTAAATTAGCATTGAAATGGCATCCAG ATAAAAACTTGGAGAATGctgaggaggcagcagagcagTTCAAGCTGATTCAGGCAGCTTATGACGTCCTGAGTGATCCACAGGAGAGAGCTTG GTATGACAATCACAGGGAGGCTCTGCTGAAAGGAGGACTGAGTGGTGACTATGAAGATGACAGTATTGACCTGCTGCAGTACTTCACAGTCACCTGTTATTCTGGCTATGGAGATGACGAGAAg GGTTTTTATACAGTTTATAGGAATCTCTTTGAGTCCATTGTTAAGGAGGAGATGGAGCATGGCAGGGtggaagatgaggaagaggaggaggaatttcCTTCCTTTGGAGACTCTCAGAGTGACTATGATACC ATAGTGCACGTGTTTTATGGCTACTGGCAGAGCTTCTGCACTCGTAAAAACTTTGCCTGGAAGGAGGAGTATGATACGAGGCAGGCCTCCAACCGCTGGGAAAAAAGGGCCatggagaaggaaaacaagaagACCAGAGACAAGGCTCGAAAGGAGCGCAACGAGCTGGTGCGACAACTAGTGGCTTTTGTTCGCAAGCGTGACCGACGTGTGCAGGCCCACAGGAAGCTGGTGGAGGAGCAGAACGCTGAGAAGATCaagaaggtggaggagctgaggcGGAAACAAAAGCTCAGCCAGGCTAA ACTGGCAGAGGAGTATAAGGAGCAGAGCTGGGCGGCCATGTCCGAACTTGagaaggagctgcagcagatagAGGCTCAGTACGGAGAGGAGTTTGGAGATGCATCCGAGACTGAGGAAGATGAGCAGGACATGGACACACGGGAGAAGAACAGTGAAGAGGGAGGAG atgctgaccAGCCTGATGGAGATGAACTAACAATTGACTATTATGATGACCTGTACTGTCCGGCCTGTGACAAATCATTCAAATCAGATAAAGC TATGAAAAACCATGAAAAATCCAAAAAGCATCGGGAGATGGTGGCGTTGCTACGgcaacagctggaggaggaagaggattcACTTGGTTTGAACCTGGACggaaaggagggaagagaagaggaaaatgaggaggaggaagaagaagttgAGGAGGAAAAGCCAAGGCAAAA GCtgtccaaaaaacaaaagaggaaaaagaaaaagcaagaagTCGTCCAC CAGAGCACTccggaggaggtggaggagaaaccAACACCGACTAGCTGCGAGGAAGATGCCCCCGAGACGTCAGCTGACCCTACAGAGCCTGAGAAACACGACGATCTCCCTCCCACAGAGGTCAAGAG CAGCTCTGGGAAGACGAAGGGAAAGAAGGGAGGCGGAAAAGACAAACCGAAGAATGTCAAGTCAAACACAGGAGAACAGCATCCTGAG GAAGTAAACCTCCGCTGTGTGACCTGTAACAACGAGTTCCCCACAAGAAACAAGTTGTTTGACCATCTGAAGACAAGCGGCCACGCCACCACTGTAACCTCAAATGCTCCTCACAGCTCTGTGAGCAAGAccaagaaagacaagaagaagaccAGATAA
- the dnajc21 gene encoding dnaJ homolog subfamily C member 21 isoform X2 has translation MKCHYEILGVKRDAGDDDLKKAYRKLALKWHPDKNLENAEEAAEQFKLIQAAYDVLSDPQERAWYDNHREALLKGGLSGDYEDDSIDLLQYFTVTCYSGYGDDEKGFYTVYRNLFESIVKEEMEHGRVEDEEEEEEFPSFGDSQSDYDTIVHVFYGYWQSFCTRKNFAWKEEYDTRQASNRWEKRAMEKENKKTRDKARKERNELVRQLVAFVRKRDRRVQAHRKLVEEQNAEKIKKVEELRRKQKLSQAKLAEEYKEQSWAAMSELEKELQQIEAQYGEEFGDASETEEDEQDMDTREKNSEEGGDADQPDGDELTIDYYDDLYCPACDKSFKSDKAMKNHEKSKKHREMVALLRQQLEEEEDSLGLNLDGKEGREEENEEEEEEVEEEKPRQKLSKKQKRKKKKQEVVHQSTPEEVEEKPTPTSCEEDAPETSADPTEPEKHDDLPPTEVKSSGKTKGKKGGGKDKPKNVKSNTGEQHPEKEVNLRCVTCNNEFPTRNKLFDHLKTSGHATTVTSNAPHSSVSKTKKDKKKTR, from the exons ATGAAGTGTCACTATGAAATATTGGGCGTGAAACGAGATGCTGGGGACGATGATTTGAAGAAAGCTTATCGTAAATTAGCATTGAAATGGCATCCAG ATAAAAACTTGGAGAATGctgaggaggcagcagagcagTTCAAGCTGATTCAGGCAGCTTATGACGTCCTGAGTGATCCACAGGAGAGAGCTTG GTATGACAATCACAGGGAGGCTCTGCTGAAAGGAGGACTGAGTGGTGACTATGAAGATGACAGTATTGACCTGCTGCAGTACTTCACAGTCACCTGTTATTCTGGCTATGGAGATGACGAGAAg GGTTTTTATACAGTTTATAGGAATCTCTTTGAGTCCATTGTTAAGGAGGAGATGGAGCATGGCAGGGtggaagatgaggaagaggaggaggaatttcCTTCCTTTGGAGACTCTCAGAGTGACTATGATACC ATAGTGCACGTGTTTTATGGCTACTGGCAGAGCTTCTGCACTCGTAAAAACTTTGCCTGGAAGGAGGAGTATGATACGAGGCAGGCCTCCAACCGCTGGGAAAAAAGGGCCatggagaaggaaaacaagaagACCAGAGACAAGGCTCGAAAGGAGCGCAACGAGCTGGTGCGACAACTAGTGGCTTTTGTTCGCAAGCGTGACCGACGTGTGCAGGCCCACAGGAAGCTGGTGGAGGAGCAGAACGCTGAGAAGATCaagaaggtggaggagctgaggcGGAAACAAAAGCTCAGCCAGGCTAA ACTGGCAGAGGAGTATAAGGAGCAGAGCTGGGCGGCCATGTCCGAACTTGagaaggagctgcagcagatagAGGCTCAGTACGGAGAGGAGTTTGGAGATGCATCCGAGACTGAGGAAGATGAGCAGGACATGGACACACGGGAGAAGAACAGTGAAGAGGGAGGAG atgctgaccAGCCTGATGGAGATGAACTAACAATTGACTATTATGATGACCTGTACTGTCCGGCCTGTGACAAATCATTCAAATCAGATAAAGC TATGAAAAACCATGAAAAATCCAAAAAGCATCGGGAGATGGTGGCGTTGCTACGgcaacagctggaggaggaagaggattcACTTGGTTTGAACCTGGACggaaaggagggaagagaagaggaaaatgaggaggaggaagaagaagttgAGGAGGAAAAGCCAAGGCAAAA GCtgtccaaaaaacaaaagaggaaaaagaaaaagcaagaagTCGTCCAC CAGAGCACTccggaggaggtggaggagaaaccAACACCGACTAGCTGCGAGGAAGATGCCCCCGAGACGTCAGCTGACCCTACAGAGCCTGAGAAACACGACGATCTCCCTCCCACAGAGGTCAAGAG CTCTGGGAAGACGAAGGGAAAGAAGGGAGGCGGAAAAGACAAACCGAAGAATGTCAAGTCAAACACAGGAGAACAGCATCCTGAG AAGGAAGTAAACCTCCGCTGTGTGACCTGTAACAACGAGTTCCCCACAAGAAACAAGTTGTTTGACCATCTGAAGACAAGCGGCCACGCCACCACTGTAACCTCAAATGCTCCTCACAGCTCTGTGAGCAAGAccaagaaagacaagaagaagaccAGATAA
- the dnajc21 gene encoding dnaJ homolog subfamily C member 21 isoform X6 produces the protein MKCHYEILGVKRDAGDDDLKKAYRKLALKWHPDKNLENAEEAAEQFKLIQAAYDVLSDPQERAWYDNHREALLKGGLSGDYEDDSIDLLQYFTVTCYSGYGDDEKGFYTVYRNLFESIVKEEMEHGRVEDEEEEEEFPSFGDSQSDYDTIVHVFYGYWQSFCTRKNFAWKEEYDTRQASNRWEKRAMEKENKKTRDKARKERNELVRQLVAFVRKRDRRVQAHRKLVEEQNAEKIKKVEELRRKQKLSQAKLAEEYKEQSWAAMSELEKELQQIEAQYGEEFGDASETEEDEQDMDTREKNSEEGGDADQPDGDELTIDYYDDLYCPACDKSFKSDKAMKNHEKSKKHREMVALLRQQLEEEEDSLGLNLDGKEGREEENEEEEEEVEEEKPRQKLSKKQKRKKKKQEVVHQSTPEEVEEKPTPTSCEEDAPETSADPTEPEKHDDLPPTEVKSSGKTKGKKGGGKDKPKNVKSNTGEQHPEEVNLRCVTCNNEFPTRNKLFDHLKTSGHATTVTSNAPHSSVSKTKKDKKKTR, from the exons ATGAAGTGTCACTATGAAATATTGGGCGTGAAACGAGATGCTGGGGACGATGATTTGAAGAAAGCTTATCGTAAATTAGCATTGAAATGGCATCCAG ATAAAAACTTGGAGAATGctgaggaggcagcagagcagTTCAAGCTGATTCAGGCAGCTTATGACGTCCTGAGTGATCCACAGGAGAGAGCTTG GTATGACAATCACAGGGAGGCTCTGCTGAAAGGAGGACTGAGTGGTGACTATGAAGATGACAGTATTGACCTGCTGCAGTACTTCACAGTCACCTGTTATTCTGGCTATGGAGATGACGAGAAg GGTTTTTATACAGTTTATAGGAATCTCTTTGAGTCCATTGTTAAGGAGGAGATGGAGCATGGCAGGGtggaagatgaggaagaggaggaggaatttcCTTCCTTTGGAGACTCTCAGAGTGACTATGATACC ATAGTGCACGTGTTTTATGGCTACTGGCAGAGCTTCTGCACTCGTAAAAACTTTGCCTGGAAGGAGGAGTATGATACGAGGCAGGCCTCCAACCGCTGGGAAAAAAGGGCCatggagaaggaaaacaagaagACCAGAGACAAGGCTCGAAAGGAGCGCAACGAGCTGGTGCGACAACTAGTGGCTTTTGTTCGCAAGCGTGACCGACGTGTGCAGGCCCACAGGAAGCTGGTGGAGGAGCAGAACGCTGAGAAGATCaagaaggtggaggagctgaggcGGAAACAAAAGCTCAGCCAGGCTAA ACTGGCAGAGGAGTATAAGGAGCAGAGCTGGGCGGCCATGTCCGAACTTGagaaggagctgcagcagatagAGGCTCAGTACGGAGAGGAGTTTGGAGATGCATCCGAGACTGAGGAAGATGAGCAGGACATGGACACACGGGAGAAGAACAGTGAAGAGGGAGGAG atgctgaccAGCCTGATGGAGATGAACTAACAATTGACTATTATGATGACCTGTACTGTCCGGCCTGTGACAAATCATTCAAATCAGATAAAGC TATGAAAAACCATGAAAAATCCAAAAAGCATCGGGAGATGGTGGCGTTGCTACGgcaacagctggaggaggaagaggattcACTTGGTTTGAACCTGGACggaaaggagggaagagaagaggaaaatgaggaggaggaagaagaagttgAGGAGGAAAAGCCAAGGCAAAA GCtgtccaaaaaacaaaagaggaaaaagaaaaagcaagaagTCGTCCAC CAGAGCACTccggaggaggtggaggagaaaccAACACCGACTAGCTGCGAGGAAGATGCCCCCGAGACGTCAGCTGACCCTACAGAGCCTGAGAAACACGACGATCTCCCTCCCACAGAGGTCAAGAG CTCTGGGAAGACGAAGGGAAAGAAGGGAGGCGGAAAAGACAAACCGAAGAATGTCAAGTCAAACACAGGAGAACAGCATCCTGAG GAAGTAAACCTCCGCTGTGTGACCTGTAACAACGAGTTCCCCACAAGAAACAAGTTGTTTGACCATCTGAAGACAAGCGGCCACGCCACCACTGTAACCTCAAATGCTCCTCACAGCTCTGTGAGCAAGAccaagaaagacaagaagaagaccAGATAA
- the dnajc21 gene encoding dnaJ homolog subfamily C member 21 isoform X3 produces the protein MKCHYEILGVKRDAGDDDLKKAYRKLALKWHPDKNLENAEEAAEQFKLIQAAYDVLSDPQERAWYDNHREALLKGGLSGDYEDDSIDLLQYFTVTCYSGYGDDEKGFYTVYRNLFESIVKEEMEHGRVEDEEEEEEFPSFGDSQSDYDTIVHVFYGYWQSFCTRKNFAWKEEYDTRQASNRWEKRAMEKENKKTRDKARKERNELVRQLVAFVRKRDRRVQAHRKLVEEQNAEKIKKVEELRRKQKLSQAKLAEEYKEQSWAAMSELEKELQQIEAQYGEEFGDASETEEDEQDMDTREKNSEEGGDADQPDGDELTIDYYDDLYCPACDKSFKSDKAMKNHEKSKKHREMVALLRQQLEEEEDSLGLNLDGKEGREEENEEEEEEVEEEKPRQKLSKKQKRKKKKQEVVHSTPEEVEEKPTPTSCEEDAPETSADPTEPEKHDDLPPTEVKSSSGKTKGKKGGGKDKPKNVKSNTGEQHPEKEVNLRCVTCNNEFPTRNKLFDHLKTSGHATTVTSNAPHSSVSKTKKDKKKTR, from the exons ATGAAGTGTCACTATGAAATATTGGGCGTGAAACGAGATGCTGGGGACGATGATTTGAAGAAAGCTTATCGTAAATTAGCATTGAAATGGCATCCAG ATAAAAACTTGGAGAATGctgaggaggcagcagagcagTTCAAGCTGATTCAGGCAGCTTATGACGTCCTGAGTGATCCACAGGAGAGAGCTTG GTATGACAATCACAGGGAGGCTCTGCTGAAAGGAGGACTGAGTGGTGACTATGAAGATGACAGTATTGACCTGCTGCAGTACTTCACAGTCACCTGTTATTCTGGCTATGGAGATGACGAGAAg GGTTTTTATACAGTTTATAGGAATCTCTTTGAGTCCATTGTTAAGGAGGAGATGGAGCATGGCAGGGtggaagatgaggaagaggaggaggaatttcCTTCCTTTGGAGACTCTCAGAGTGACTATGATACC ATAGTGCACGTGTTTTATGGCTACTGGCAGAGCTTCTGCACTCGTAAAAACTTTGCCTGGAAGGAGGAGTATGATACGAGGCAGGCCTCCAACCGCTGGGAAAAAAGGGCCatggagaaggaaaacaagaagACCAGAGACAAGGCTCGAAAGGAGCGCAACGAGCTGGTGCGACAACTAGTGGCTTTTGTTCGCAAGCGTGACCGACGTGTGCAGGCCCACAGGAAGCTGGTGGAGGAGCAGAACGCTGAGAAGATCaagaaggtggaggagctgaggcGGAAACAAAAGCTCAGCCAGGCTAA ACTGGCAGAGGAGTATAAGGAGCAGAGCTGGGCGGCCATGTCCGAACTTGagaaggagctgcagcagatagAGGCTCAGTACGGAGAGGAGTTTGGAGATGCATCCGAGACTGAGGAAGATGAGCAGGACATGGACACACGGGAGAAGAACAGTGAAGAGGGAGGAG atgctgaccAGCCTGATGGAGATGAACTAACAATTGACTATTATGATGACCTGTACTGTCCGGCCTGTGACAAATCATTCAAATCAGATAAAGC TATGAAAAACCATGAAAAATCCAAAAAGCATCGGGAGATGGTGGCGTTGCTACGgcaacagctggaggaggaagaggattcACTTGGTTTGAACCTGGACggaaaggagggaagagaagaggaaaatgaggaggaggaagaagaagttgAGGAGGAAAAGCCAAGGCAAAA GCtgtccaaaaaacaaaagaggaaaaagaaaaagcaagaagTCGTCCAC AGCACTccggaggaggtggaggagaaaccAACACCGACTAGCTGCGAGGAAGATGCCCCCGAGACGTCAGCTGACCCTACAGAGCCTGAGAAACACGACGATCTCCCTCCCACAGAGGTCAAGAG CAGCTCTGGGAAGACGAAGGGAAAGAAGGGAGGCGGAAAAGACAAACCGAAGAATGTCAAGTCAAACACAGGAGAACAGCATCCTGAG AAGGAAGTAAACCTCCGCTGTGTGACCTGTAACAACGAGTTCCCCACAAGAAACAAGTTGTTTGACCATCTGAAGACAAGCGGCCACGCCACCACTGTAACCTCAAATGCTCCTCACAGCTCTGTGAGCAAGAccaagaaagacaagaagaagaccAGATAA
- the dnajc21 gene encoding dnaJ homolog subfamily C member 21 isoform X1 — protein sequence MKCHYEILGVKRDAGDDDLKKAYRKLALKWHPDKNLENAEEAAEQFKLIQAAYDVLSDPQERAWYDNHREALLKGGLSGDYEDDSIDLLQYFTVTCYSGYGDDEKGFYTVYRNLFESIVKEEMEHGRVEDEEEEEEFPSFGDSQSDYDTIVHVFYGYWQSFCTRKNFAWKEEYDTRQASNRWEKRAMEKENKKTRDKARKERNELVRQLVAFVRKRDRRVQAHRKLVEEQNAEKIKKVEELRRKQKLSQAKLAEEYKEQSWAAMSELEKELQQIEAQYGEEFGDASETEEDEQDMDTREKNSEEGGDADQPDGDELTIDYYDDLYCPACDKSFKSDKAMKNHEKSKKHREMVALLRQQLEEEEDSLGLNLDGKEGREEENEEEEEEVEEEKPRQKLSKKQKRKKKKQEVVHQSTPEEVEEKPTPTSCEEDAPETSADPTEPEKHDDLPPTEVKSSSGKTKGKKGGGKDKPKNVKSNTGEQHPEKEVNLRCVTCNNEFPTRNKLFDHLKTSGHATTVTSNAPHSSVSKTKKDKKKTR from the exons ATGAAGTGTCACTATGAAATATTGGGCGTGAAACGAGATGCTGGGGACGATGATTTGAAGAAAGCTTATCGTAAATTAGCATTGAAATGGCATCCAG ATAAAAACTTGGAGAATGctgaggaggcagcagagcagTTCAAGCTGATTCAGGCAGCTTATGACGTCCTGAGTGATCCACAGGAGAGAGCTTG GTATGACAATCACAGGGAGGCTCTGCTGAAAGGAGGACTGAGTGGTGACTATGAAGATGACAGTATTGACCTGCTGCAGTACTTCACAGTCACCTGTTATTCTGGCTATGGAGATGACGAGAAg GGTTTTTATACAGTTTATAGGAATCTCTTTGAGTCCATTGTTAAGGAGGAGATGGAGCATGGCAGGGtggaagatgaggaagaggaggaggaatttcCTTCCTTTGGAGACTCTCAGAGTGACTATGATACC ATAGTGCACGTGTTTTATGGCTACTGGCAGAGCTTCTGCACTCGTAAAAACTTTGCCTGGAAGGAGGAGTATGATACGAGGCAGGCCTCCAACCGCTGGGAAAAAAGGGCCatggagaaggaaaacaagaagACCAGAGACAAGGCTCGAAAGGAGCGCAACGAGCTGGTGCGACAACTAGTGGCTTTTGTTCGCAAGCGTGACCGACGTGTGCAGGCCCACAGGAAGCTGGTGGAGGAGCAGAACGCTGAGAAGATCaagaaggtggaggagctgaggcGGAAACAAAAGCTCAGCCAGGCTAA ACTGGCAGAGGAGTATAAGGAGCAGAGCTGGGCGGCCATGTCCGAACTTGagaaggagctgcagcagatagAGGCTCAGTACGGAGAGGAGTTTGGAGATGCATCCGAGACTGAGGAAGATGAGCAGGACATGGACACACGGGAGAAGAACAGTGAAGAGGGAGGAG atgctgaccAGCCTGATGGAGATGAACTAACAATTGACTATTATGATGACCTGTACTGTCCGGCCTGTGACAAATCATTCAAATCAGATAAAGC TATGAAAAACCATGAAAAATCCAAAAAGCATCGGGAGATGGTGGCGTTGCTACGgcaacagctggaggaggaagaggattcACTTGGTTTGAACCTGGACggaaaggagggaagagaagaggaaaatgaggaggaggaagaagaagttgAGGAGGAAAAGCCAAGGCAAAA GCtgtccaaaaaacaaaagaggaaaaagaaaaagcaagaagTCGTCCAC CAGAGCACTccggaggaggtggaggagaaaccAACACCGACTAGCTGCGAGGAAGATGCCCCCGAGACGTCAGCTGACCCTACAGAGCCTGAGAAACACGACGATCTCCCTCCCACAGAGGTCAAGAG CAGCTCTGGGAAGACGAAGGGAAAGAAGGGAGGCGGAAAAGACAAACCGAAGAATGTCAAGTCAAACACAGGAGAACAGCATCCTGAG AAGGAAGTAAACCTCCGCTGTGTGACCTGTAACAACGAGTTCCCCACAAGAAACAAGTTGTTTGACCATCTGAAGACAAGCGGCCACGCCACCACTGTAACCTCAAATGCTCCTCACAGCTCTGTGAGCAAGAccaagaaagacaagaagaagaccAGATAA